GTCCCAGTGCGTGGTGCCGCTCGCGAGCGTTGCCGGCCTGCTCCTCACGGCCGACCAGGTGGAGCGCTCCCTCGGACCCGAGGTGGAGTCACCGTCCGCCGCGCGCCTGTCCGATCGGATCGGCCTCCCGTTCGTACTACGTGATCTCTGTCGTCGCCGAGCGAGCCTCGAAATTCACACCCCGAACGCCGTCCTCACGGGCACGATTGACCGGGTGGGCCGGGACCACCTGGACCTCGCTGTGCATCCTGCGGGTGCCCTGCGCCGGACCCCGAACGTGGAGCACTACCGCGTGCTACCCCTCGACCAGATGGCTTTCATCAAGCTCGTCTGACCCGGGCGTATACGCGGCCGCTGTGCGACTAGTCTCGGGGCTCGGAGGAGCGGTGGGCCTCTGGCCGCAGGATTCGACCGCCGGAGAGCTCGGGAATGTTGCCAAAATCGGACTGTTCCCACAGCGACAGCCGCCGAGCCTCTTCGTATTTTGCCTCGATGTAGGACTCCAGCACGAGACGCTCGACGCGCCAGAGGTGCGAGGTTCCGATTCGAATGGCGGGAAGTTCGTTGCTGCGCACCAGTTCCAGTGCCTCAGCGGGCGTAATGGCCAGAATCTCAGCCGTGTCGGCGAGCGTGAGGAACCGCCCGAGCGCCGCGTCGTCCGAATCGTCCATGCGTTGATTATCCGCTGAACACTCACTTTTGGGGAGAATGACTTTGCCCTGTGGATAACTCTCCGGCGCACGTAAAACCCGGGCACGATAGAGCCAGTGAGCACGGGTGACCACCAGTGAGGATACGGATGAAGAACGCGGCACGCACGCGAAAACGAGCACGGCTCTGGTTCGACCCTCGATTCGGTATCGGACTCGTGCTCGTGGTGGCGTCGATTGCCGGGGTTGCCGTGATCGTCACAACGGCTGACCGCACGACCGAGGTGTATGTGGCATCGTCAGCCCTCCTCGCGGGCACCCGCATTGAATCGAGCGATCTGCAGCTTGCCCACGTGCGGCTCGGCGATACCGCCACGAAGTACCTGACCCCGGCACTGTTACCTTCCGACGGCCTCATCGTCACCCGCACGGTTCAGGCGGGGGAGCTGGTTCCCACCGCCGCGGTCGGAACGGTGGCGGGGGCATCCGTGACGAGCGTCGTGGTGATGGTGCGACCCAACCTCGCCGAGTCGATTGCGCCGGGCTCGCTCGTGGACGTCTGGGCGGCCCAGAGAGTCGCGGCCTCCCAGTTCGCTCCGCCGGAGGTGCTCGTGCCGTCGGCCGTGGTGGTGCGGGTGATTGCACCAACCGGTCTGATGGCCTCGTCCGACGGCCAGTCCGTGGAGATCATGGTGCCCAAAGGTGTGGTGGGCCCCGTGCTGGAGTCGATTGCCAACGGTGACGTGGTGTCGGTCGTTGCCGTGGATACGCCGCTGACCACGTCGGAGGGCAGCGACGTCGCCGGCACACCCGCGCCGAGCCCTGTTCCGAGCCCCACACCGACAGCGCCGTTGACCGGGAGCAACTGACCGTGGCCGCGATCATACTGGTGCTTGACCGCCACACGGAAGATCGGCTGCTGGCCGATATCGTGGAGCAGGGGCACTCGGTCCTAGCCCAGGTGCGCACGGCGGCAGAGTGTATGCTCGCCCTGGCCCACATCGCACCCAGTGTGCTTGTTGTGGGGGCGCGACGCGAGACCCTCACGGGGGAGCTGCTGTCGGCGTGTGACGGGCGGGGCATCCGCGTGATTGCACTGGCGGCATCAGACCGGGATCGTCGCTACGCGGCCACCCTGGGGCTGCTCGAGGTCCTCGACGCCGCGGTGGCCTGGCCCGAGATTGAGGCGCTGGTGCATGGCGGCGTGGTGGTGCCGATGCGCGTGGGCGACCGGGGGCGCTCGGTGGGTGCTCCGCGGGCGGGCCGAGTCGTGGCGGTGTGGGGGCCAACTGGAGCTCCCGGTCGCACGACGCTGGCCATCAACATTGCGGCCGAGATTGCAGCGGCCGGGCACACGGTGGCGCTGGCTGATGCCGACACGTATAGCGGCTCGGTTGCCGCAAGCCTCGGCATGCTCGACGAGGCACCGGGTTTCGCAGCCGCGTGCCGGTTGGCCGGTTCGGACAGCCTCACCCAGTCCGAGTTCGAACGCATCGCCCAGCGCTACAACTCACCGCAGGGTGCTTTCTGGGTGCTCACCGGCCTGGGGCGGCCCTCGCGGTGGCCGGAACTCTCGGCGGAGCGGGTGACGAGAACCATCGAGGCTTTGCGACTGTGGGTCGACTACGTGGTCATTGACACCGGCTTCAATTTAGAGAGCGACGAAGAGCTCTCGAGCGATGTTTTCGCGCCGAGACGCAACGCTGCCACGGTGACGGCCCTGCGCGCGGCCGACCATGTGGTGGCGTGTGGGCTCGCCGATCCGGTGGGAATGGGACGGTTTCTGCGCGCCTTTGGCGATCTGACCGACGTGATCAGCGATACCGCGGTGAGCGTGCTCATGAATCGTGTGCGCCAGAGCGCCGTGGGACTCGATCCGGCCGGTCAGGTGATCGGGGCGCTGCGGCGGTTCGGCGCCATTGAGGCTCCGGTACTGGTGCCGAACGACCAGGCGTCGCTGGATGTGGCGGTGCTGACCGGGCGCACGCTGCGAGACGCCGCCCCCAAGTCGCTCGCCCGAGCGAGCATTCGCCGCTTCGTGCTTACAACTCTGGTGGCTGCCCCGGCGGAGCGCACCGCCCGGCGTCGGTCGCTCGCCCGGACGCTGGTGCCTCGGTAGGTTGCTGCGCGTTGATCCTCGGAGCTGCGTCGTTGCGGGTCAATCCTCGAGGGGGATGACCTCCAGACCGCCGTTCGCTGCCGCCACGATGAGAACCCGCCCGGCCGTGACTCCGTCGAGGGCGCGTGCGAGTTGGTCGGGCGTGGTCGGGGTGTCGGTGGGGGCGGCATCCGCTCGACGCCACACCGTGAGCTTGGCTCCGGTTGCGTCGGTCAGTGCTTCCTCCAGAAGATGAGACGGGGTACCGGCCACCAGCAGAATGCGGTGAATGCGCTGCTCGGGGCGCGGGGGAGCGAGCAAGCGATCACGGCGCCAGATCGCAAAATGGTAGGCGGCAACAAGGCCGGTTGCCACGAGCAGGCCCAGCGGTCCCCGCACCCGCGTGAGCAGATCGGTGCCGCTCGGATCGCCGAGAACCGCCTCAAAGAGCCGATAGCCGATCACCAGAAGGGTGATGATCGCTACCAGCGCGCTGACGCCGAACACCAGCACGAGGTACAGGCGCCGAGGGGTACTGCCCGCCTCGGCAGGGTCCACGGGCGCGCTGGGCTTCCACGCCAGCCACCAGACCGGGGCGCTCACCACGATCGCGCTCACTCCGCCGAGCAGCAGAGTGCGTGCGTCCGCACCCACGACCGAGGGCGCGAGGGCAGCCAGGAGAGCCGTGACGATCACGCCGATGCCGGATGCCGCACCGATCAGACCGACCGCCGAGGTGACAATACGGATCGACAGCCGCGTGGTGGCGGAATAGAGGGCGGCGTGGCGGCGGTAGTAGGTGAGCACCAGGGCTCCGATGGCGCCGGCGGCCACCGCAAACCCCAACGTATCGAGCAGCTGTGGCACGGGTTCGGTGCGGTCGAACGCCAGCCGAAGCAGGCGGAAGAGCGCGGTCCCGGTGCCGCCAAGGGCGAACGCGGTGGGCAGCACGATCCCCACGATGACGAGGGCCACATCGGCCAGGCCGCCGCGGATACCGCGCGCGTCATCACGCAGCCAGTGCACCCACCACACTGCCGC
This sequence is a window from Cryobacterium sp. CG_9.6. Protein-coding genes within it:
- a CDS encoding helix-turn-helix domain-containing protein, which codes for MDDSDDAALGRFLTLADTAEILAITPAEALELVRSNELPAIRIGTSHLWRVERLVLESYIEAKYEEARRLSLWEQSDFGNIPELSGGRILRPEAHRSSEPRD
- a CDS encoding regulator yields the protein MAAIILVLDRHTEDRLLADIVEQGHSVLAQVRTAAECMLALAHIAPSVLVVGARRETLTGELLSACDGRGIRVIALAASDRDRRYAATLGLLEVLDAAVAWPEIEALVHGGVVVPMRVGDRGRSVGAPRAGRVVAVWGPTGAPGRTTLAINIAAEIAAAGHTVALADADTYSGSVAASLGMLDEAPGFAAACRLAGSDSLTQSEFERIAQRYNSPQGAFWVLTGLGRPSRWPELSAERVTRTIEALRLWVDYVVIDTGFNLESDEELSSDVFAPRRNAATVTALRAADHVVACGLADPVGMGRFLRAFGDLTDVISDTAVSVLMNRVRQSAVGLDPAGQVIGALRRFGAIEAPVLVPNDQASLDVAVLTGRTLRDAAPKSLARASIRRFVLTTLVAAPAERTARRRSLARTLVPR
- a CDS encoding DUF5671 domain-containing protein, with protein sequence MTAAPTAQRTARRVVVYGLLFALLIVAAIGLAGLLSRLLDRGDLLVSSDVAGLARSLAFALIAGPLAAVLWWIQWRRLGDTERASVAWGLYVAVMSTVSLAVFTSALLVTAAALVRSDWQPTACATGVVWAGIWVAHRRMARHPGKGPTRLRSVAPVLAAVFGLIIFAGGAIAALGSLIDAAVASLVATATIGDPWWQTTLQGLIWSLGGAAVWWVHWLRDDARGIRGGLADVALVIVGIVLPTAFALGGTGTALFRLLRLAFDRTEPVPQLLDTLGFAVAAGAIGALVLTYYRRHAALYSATTRLSIRIVTSAVGLIGAASGIGVIVTALLAALAPSVVGADARTLLLGGVSAIVVSAPVWWLAWKPSAPVDPAEAGSTPRRLYLVLVFGVSALVAIITLLVIGYRLFEAVLGDPSGTDLLTRVRGPLGLLVATGLVAAYHFAIWRRDRLLAPPRPEQRIHRILLVAGTPSHLLEEALTDATGAKLTVWRRADAAPTDTPTTPDQLARALDGVTAGRVLIVAAANGGLEVIPLED